From Pseudomonas sp. LS1212, the proteins below share one genomic window:
- a CDS encoding DUF485 domain-containing protein: MTTDHPNHAQTCAQVRANPKFQRLARQRALLAWSLSGAVLAVYYSFIMVVAFAPAWLHLPLYDGSHLSLGMPIGATIILLSWLLTAWYVHSANTRFDALSAQILQETRA; encoded by the coding sequence ATGACGACTGACCATCCGAACCACGCCCAGACCTGCGCACAGGTCAGGGCCAATCCCAAGTTCCAGCGCCTCGCCCGCCAGCGCGCGCTGCTGGCCTGGTCGCTGAGCGGCGCGGTCCTGGCTGTGTATTACAGCTTCATCATGGTAGTGGCCTTCGCGCCTGCCTGGCTGCACCTGCCACTGTACGACGGCAGTCACCTCAGCCTCGGCATGCCCATCGGCGCGACGATCATCCTGCTGTCCTGGCTGCTCACCGCCTGGTACGTGCATAGCGCCAACACCCGCTTCGACGCGCTCAGCGCGCAGATCCTCCAGGAGACTCGCGCATGA